A genomic region of Lachnoclostridium edouardi contains the following coding sequences:
- a CDS encoding phosphopentomutase gives MRRYKRIFTVVLDSLGIGAMEEAKDYGDAGADTLGHIAENTKQFHIPNLQRLGIGNIRPLHGVNPAKEPLGKYTALKEKSLGKDTMTGHWEMMGLYITSPFKTFTEHGFPKELIDELSKRTGRVIIGNKSASGTEILDELGEEEINKGHLIVYTSADSVLQICGNEETMGLETLYHYCEIARELTLKDQWKVGRVIARSYTGKKKGEFVRTSNRHDYALKPFGPTVLNALKDKGYDVISVGKIFDIFDGEGLTEAYKSKSSVHGMEQTIEIAGKSFTGLCFTNLVDFDALWGHRRNVEGYAKELERFDKKLGELMNALKEDDLLILTADHGNDPTYTGTDHTREKVPFIAWSPSMEAGGPLPEQETFAVIGATIACNFQVKMPDGCIGTSLLDLLSV, from the coding sequence ATGAGAAGATATAAAAGAATATTTACAGTGGTGCTGGATTCCTTGGGAATTGGAGCCATGGAGGAAGCCAAAGATTACGGGGATGCTGGAGCCGATACCTTGGGGCATATTGCAGAAAATACAAAGCAGTTTCACATACCTAATTTGCAAAGGCTGGGGATAGGAAACATCCGCCCTCTGCACGGCGTAAATCCGGCAAAGGAGCCTTTGGGAAAATATACGGCTTTAAAGGAAAAAAGCCTTGGAAAAGACACAATGACAGGCCACTGGGAGATGATGGGCCTTTATATTACCTCGCCTTTTAAAACATTTACTGAACACGGATTTCCCAAGGAGCTGATAGATGAGCTGTCAAAAAGAACAGGGCGGGTGATTATTGGAAATAAAAGCGCCAGCGGCACGGAAATATTAGATGAGCTGGGGGAGGAAGAAATAAACAAAGGTCATTTAATTGTTTATACCTCGGCGGATTCTGTTTTGCAGATATGTGGAAATGAAGAAACAATGGGCCTGGAAACCTTATATCACTATTGTGAGATTGCCAGAGAACTGACCTTAAAAGATCAGTGGAAGGTAGGGCGCGTGATTGCCAGGTCATATACTGGAAAGAAAAAAGGAGAGTTTGTAAGAACCTCCAACCGCCACGACTATGCATTAAAGCCTTTTGGCCCCACTGTATTAAATGCCTTAAAAGATAAGGGATATGATGTGATATCAGTAGGAAAAATATTTGATATTTTTGACGGGGAGGGTTTAACAGAAGCTTATAAATCTAAATCCTCTGTTCACGGAATGGAGCAGACGATAGAAATAGCCGGCAAGTCTTTCACAGGACTGTGTTTTACAAATCTGGTAGATTTTGACGCCCTGTGGGGGCACAGAAGAAATGTGGAAGGTTATGCAAAAGAGCTGGAAAGGTTTGACAAAAAGCTGGGAGAGCTGATGAATGCTTTAAAGGAAGACGATCTGTTGATTTTAACAGCTGATCATGGCAATGACCCGACTTATACTGGAACAGATCACACCAGAGAGAAGGTTCCCTTTATAGCCTGGTCGCCGTCTATGGAGGCAGGAGGCCCGCTGCCAGAACAGGAAACCTTTGCTGTAATTGGAGCTACAATCGCCTGCAACTTTCAGGTGAAAATGCCTGATGGCTGCATTGGAACCTCCTTATTAGATCTTTTGTCCGTATGA